tttattcatccttatttattaactcattaatgttgtaaatgggtcagaatttcttccccaaaactacacagtggcCCTTTAATGcaggtaaaaacaacaacaacatatcactaaagaaaatcaaataaccaacaaaactgaaatcacaacatttcactatatatatatatatatatatatatatatatatatatatatatttatatatatatatatatatatatatttatatatatatatatatatatatatatatatatatataaagccAGAGTGAGTTTAAAGTTtccccaaaaaataaatgtctcattttaatGTTACAACAGTTGTGGTGCATTTTAATGCCACGAGGAAGAtgtaatgtctgtgttttttcattttttttattgtgaaatgttcttttttttgtgaaatgttgtgttttggactTCGGGGCCACCGTACATACTACAAAAGTACCACGGTCTTCTTTCACATCAGCAGCTTCAGCTTGTGATCCCTTCGACGCCCCGTCCTCTGAACTGGGAGGCTCCAGGCACAAACCAGcaaactgaaaataaagaagTTAAAACCAGCTACAACCGTAACTTGCTGCCTACACATCCATGCATCAGTATTTATATTCTTTTAATGCTGAACATGATAATGAGATGATCACAATGGcattgatgatgaagatgatagtGATAGTGGCGATGGTGATGTTTCTGTGGAAGAGCCATAAATGCCAAATGTTCAATCACGGCACACCGACATAAAACATCTACAGGAAAGAGACAACATTAATGTAATTGTATCTGACGTTCAGTTATCTGATtcactgaagaagacagaagtgGAGAACTTAGTAGCCtgcagtgagacagagacaagaggCCTTTAAAGAACAAGTGGTTCTGGACACATTGATGCACTACCTGTGTTGACCCAGGAGGGGCCGCTAGGGGTCTGACTCAGCTGCACTGTCATGTAAGACATCCCCATTATTTGACCTGTGTCGCCCCCTAGTGTTCAACAGGTAATTCCCCATGCCCCCCATCCCCTTaatttgtctgtgttttaagTACAAACAAAAAGGCCAGACAAGACTGTTTCATACTGATGCCAACAATCCTCGGGCTGCAGGTGAGACACAGTATCACACATTTAAATCTGTCTGGTCTGATCCAAACATTTAGAGATCAGAGTGATGATAGACCAAAACATTTGGCCAAAACTGTCTCagaattatattaaaaaatatataaattattcCCCAGAGGCATACTGGAACCAGAAGAGTTGACAGAGATGCATAATCGTCCTTTGGAGTGGTTTTTATATCCTGCTCTGTCATCACAGATTATTACTGACCTTTTAATGCagtgaaaatgatttaatgttGCCACACAAACTGGTTTTGCCCGCCTGGAAGCCACATGTTTACAGCCTCGGTGTGCCGAATAGACATTTTGATACAACACCTCTAACGGAAAAAATTAGAGACAGCACTTTAGTTTCCATCACTGTTTTATAAGgtgagaaaaatataaacaaattgGCCTTTATTGACAAAGCTGTCACACAATTTTCTGCATTAATTCACAAAAGGTTTTCACAGCACTCAAGCTCCATACATTAGTATGAATTTTAGCTACTTTACTTTATTGTTTACATGTTATGCTTCTTTAGATCTCTACTCCACTACCTTGAGGAGGCTACTGTAATTTTTTACAATTAAtcttttttaacaaataaaatatgatgtaGTTAAACAGATTCAACAACCCAACATCATTATTAAGTACTTCAAATTATCTCCACCTTGATCacaagtttttcttctttcctgttttgttcATCGGACATGTTTTTAAGTATGTTGAGTGAAAGTGTAATATTCATCAAgtacaattgtttttttgtttgtttttttaaaattagacGCTGAAATGAGTGAAATAAAACCAATATGGATTAACATGCTGCTAACACATGTTTATGCATCAATGATTTTGCCATACAATCTATATTCatcatacaaaataaaaaacttaagttagttttttttaattaaataagtATATTAGTCGGCCTACTTCTTCCATCAAGGCCAACAGAAGGAattagttatttgttttttttaagaatatacagtatatgattaGATTAGATATATTGAAAAGAGATTAGgctaaaaatatcaaaaagaagggagaggagagggagagggagagggagaggagaggggagagggagaggagaggagagagaagagaggggagggagagagaggagagagagagagagagagagagagagagagagagagagagagagagagagagtgttgaTGGTGCACGGTCACACCTTCCCAGCAGCTCCGGACAGTGAGACGCTCcactccctcctccaccacctcctcctcctcctcctcctcctcctcctcgtccttccCGCGGCGCCACACCGACCTGTTCTGCTCGCTGTCGCTGCTGTTGAGACACTAAACTGAAGGCGGTGTTCAGACCAACACTTTGAGCCTCTCAGCTCCGGGCTCAGTGTCGAGGAGCCCGCGACACCAGCCGGCAGCCGCAGCTCTCTCCCGGCCTCAGACGTCGCGACGCTCCGGCGGATGTAAGTAAAAACCAGACTTGTCACATTTTAACGAGTTTCTCTTTTATAACACGTGCGGTTTGTTTCTGCGGCCTCACAGCtgatatcttgtttgttttggggCTGTAAACTTTCTCGGGGACGTTGTTTCTCCTTTTACCTTGTCACCTCGTGGATGTGCCGAATTATCTGCTCCCCATAAACAATGAAACTCAGCTaacatggtggaaaaaacagatacagaaagaaaaaaaaagcaacagtgtcaaatgtttgtgtccagacgaaggagagaaaaaaaatcgaTAAGAGTGTTTGAAAGCAGACAATAGAGTGAGCTGAGACAAGGTGCATGGCTTCCTCTGGCTCTTTGTGTCTCACACCACATTGTAATGACACTCACTGTGCTGAACACTGTAATGTGTGtgcagacacactcacagacgTGTTGTCCTGATACCCACACTCTGTGTTTAAGGCTGCTTCACTGCCAGTTGACCATGTTCAACCCAGTTCAAATCCCCTCTCAGAAGATTAGGAGTTTTTGTGTTCAGCCTGCCTCGTTTTGCTTGTGCTTGTGCCTATTGacatattttctgctttttttttttttctttttttttttcttctcccccccCTCAGTAGCTCAAGAGGTGAATGGTGAGAACAGTGCTGGAATGCAACAGGATTATCATCTGACCTTAACTcaagaaggaggaaaaaagcaCAAAACCGGACCACTAGATCGCACACTTTTCTGATCTCTGCCGCACTACGATGCCTGTGAGGTTATAATGTCTGCGCTGAAGCACGTTATCCTACAAGATAAAGGCCAGGACGTGGAGAAGAGGCTGGACTGGAGTTACATCGAGTGGGTCGAGAATGAAGAGGTCACCACAGGTGTGGCGAACGCAGAGACACAAACGGACTGCAGGTCTTTTGAGGATAAGGAGTGTCAGACCAGCAACCCGGTCATCATGCACATAGATCTCACACGGACAAACTCCAAGCTGAAGCACTCGTCCCTGGTGGACGCTGACGGCTTGGTGGCACCTTTCTTCCAGTTTGACCGTCAGGCTCCCGGGCGCATCTCCACGTCTCCCACcttgaggaggatgaggagcacCCGGCGTCCTCTGACGGACACCTGGGATCCTCTCAGGATGGGGAGCACCCGGGAGGAGCCTTCATCTGAGAGCACGCCGACCCCCATAAGCCCCCACAGGGTCAAGTCTCCTCTTGCGGCGAGCCCCCTCTCTGACGGGGAGACGTGTCCCGATCATCAGCCCATCTCATCCTCCGGCCGAGAGAGAACCAGATCGCACAGATCAAAGACTTTTGACAACGGTGTCACTTCCAAGAGACAAGAGTGTCACAGTGCTCATCCTACACATAGTAACAATTTTGGATTTCCTGATAGTAAAGCGCAGGTGAGacagtttttacagtgtgatcACCACCAGACATGTGCTggtgaggattttttttcccctataAATTAAATGGTTACacattccttccttccttccctcctctcccctcggTCCGCCTTGCCTCCTGCGGTGGTCGCTCACAATGCGAGCTTTTGACAGCAAATGAATCAGCAGTTACATGCACTGACAGCTCTGACCAAGCCCACTGCCCGGAGAGCCCTGGGAAGTGCTCTCCTTGGGCCCCTATTCACCGCAGTCAGCAGTCACCCAATAATGGAGGGGTCAGTGAGCGATGGAAAAAGATAATGGGGGGATCTATTCATCAGCTCGCGGTATTCAAGCGAGCACATTCTCAATAGAGTCCCGACATTCTCCTCAGATATCAGAGGCTTTTGAATGCAAGCGGCCActtaaaacactgattcaaaCTCGACCGTCTTTGAAAGTGATATAGTGGGTGTCGTGAGCAGCAGGAGGCCTCTGCACCCTGGATTTAAGGCTGTGGGTGTACAGTAAAGACAGTGCTGACATGGCACGAAAGAATAAAAGGGCGTAAAATTATCTGATTTTTAACCTGTTGTGATTCACGTAGAGCCGCGACAGATTAGTCGATCAACAGAGTgccaactattctgataatcgactaatcgtttaagtgatttttcaagcaaaaaatgtcagacatttgCTGAATCCGGCTtgtaaatgtgaggatttgctgtttttctggacacaagaagcaatttgaagacgtctcGTTCGCGTTTAAACGATTAATCGTGAAAacaatctgcagattaatcgataGATTGGTGCTGTAACTCGTCAGCCtgtttctcatctcctctccagtacatttactgtaatttaTGCTTACGGTTATGTAATAGTATAAAGAAAAGAATAGTTACGATTCAAAGTATTTTCCATTGACTGAtgcactttttttcccttttcctgcAGGAGAAAGAGCATTTACATAATAGGTAAGTGTACCTTTGGACTGATTTGCATGTCATGTCAGCGCAGCCAGAAGCACCTGGACTTACCTTTGAAGTTCGTCAGAACATGTTTGCATGTCAGGAGGAATGTAGTAAAAAACTTTCCCTGTGACTGATAAGATGGACTGCACAGTGCTCGCacgtctctctgtcactcagatttatctcttttatttccATTGCTGCTTCTGTTTCCCAACGATATCTGTGtcggggggggaaaaaaatgcgaACATGTCACCGTGCCATGTCTCGGACGCTCACTCACGAGGATGATTGGACGTTCGAGGAGCCCCATTGTGCATTCATTGTCGCTCACGTCTTTGTTAATGGTGCATAAGCTTGGTGGGTTAAGTTTTGAGAGTCCCATGGTTATGTATGGGCTAGACAAACCCTCATTAAGGCTGTTTTCTCTTACTGCCACCCACACCCCTCCTAATGGGCTGCCGGGCTCTTCCCCTCACTGGATAATTAGGCAGCTATTGTCCCTGTAATTGCACCCTGGCACTGTGCCTCTTATTACAGTGACCGGGCCCTGTGAGCCATTGGTCgggacagttttgttttttgggggcaTCATTATTTCTCTTGTTGTGCGGGAACAAAacacccattttttttttttacaagtgcTCTCGGTGGCACAGAGAAAGCTTTCTGAGCGGCCACAAAGCAACAGGACGTCATTGTGAGGGTGAACTGCAAGGAGGTACTGACCTGGTTTAGAGGAGTAATCGTGCCTTTCTTACCATCCCATTAGCCACATATCCTCCCTACAGTGttcaggtgctgctgctgctcgctaTTGTCTGTTTTACTGTTGATTCAGCTCTGCCTGCCTATACATCGATCTCTGTATCGGTTTACCAGGAAGGGCTCGACCCCTGCCACTGAGAGCAGCTGAGAACAGTCGgtgccttttttttaacaaaagcgTCCCGGAGGAGAAAGGTGCCACTCCAGTTCAGTTGTAGTAAAGTAAACTTATCCTCCACGGTACAGGTTGTCCCTGCAGCCATGTGGCCTACATGTGCATTCGAGTTAGTCTCGTTTGCTGCTTGTGCAACAGTTCAGGCACGGTCGCAGAAATGTCAGCTACTGTTTCAGAAGATACTGTGAgctgaaagaggaagaaagctCATTTGGCCTCACGTATGATAGTAAACAGAGAGAACCAGTACCAGCATAGTTCCTCTTGCTTGTACTTCTGCTCTGGTTTATTGTATTGTTATCATAAACAGGCACACTGGCTTCCTCATGGTGCGATCATGTCCCGATAACCTTTGTCAGGCAGACAGTGTGTCGATCTTCCCTGACAtaatgaggattttttttttattccttcagTTTCTATCTACCTCTGAACTctaaactgttgtttttaaagccgAGAGCCTGAAAAATTTAGAGGTGAAACCGCAGCACGGTGACGTGGGTCACTGACCAGCTGTCGATCAGTGTCAGCCTGCTGAAAGTGAATCTTACCTTTGGCAAAACAAGCCTGTCTGGTTGCCCGGCGGCTTATTATACACGTTAAACGGCTAGACGCCTCTTGTTGGCGTTGGCACAGTTTAGATTGTGATTGTTGTAGTCACGTAGTCGCCGATCAAGTTTTACTTTCTTAGCTGTCGTTATTATTCTTGTAAGAAATGAAGACAGACATATTGAGTCTCCATTCTTCATATCTCATTATTGAATTACGTTTATTAAGGTTTTTAATTTCACCACACGAATGTcccttttttcactttcagctgtaATCCCAGAAGTACAGCAGCACAAAGATAAGTCAAAACACTTGAGAACAGTGGCTGTTTGAGCTTTGCTCCAGGCTAAAAGGCAGGCCTGTGTTTTTCCAGCCGCAGCCATGCCTCGGTTCCTAACTATGAAAAGGAGACCAAGAGGATTAGAAACTGGCTCACACTGACAGCTCGCCTCCTTCCACACAAATAGGGTGATCCATTAATCAGTCGCTATCCACGCATAAGCCCGACACATAACACTTATCCTCTATGATTTCTGCTGCTCATGTTAATCGCCAATTTTCTGCACAATGCAGATGGTATTTCAGTGGTATTTCAACCATGTAAAAGCACAAAAGGaattttgttatttcctgtggCACTTGCACTAAGTCTATTCACTTATATCTACGATAGGACAACAATGGTCCTTGTAACAGTGAAGCTAACATTTGTCAAACATTAGTGCCAGTTTGAATCAGCCAACAAAAGTGGAAAAACCATCTGAAGACGTTCACCTGTTCACTGTTCCCCCTCAGGCTTCAGGAGAGGAGGCGGAGCTCTGTGGTGGTCAGCCTGCCGGGGTTGGATGTTTCACCAGGAGACCTTTTTGTATCCAACGGAGCGGCTGACATATTAAACGGCTCAAACTTCTCTGGTAACGTCccatattataatatattgttgCTGATTTAACCCCATCTGTCCATGTTTTAAGTGACGCTTCCACGTAAACTGATGCAGGCGTATCTGACTGTCAGTCAACACATAAATGGCCCCAGTCTTTAAagggtcttggggagtactactgcacatgtggaaaaaagtagtaAAGCCAGacgaagctgcatgtaatctgataaatggactgcagtgatgtcactcatgggttaagttgcattgtgggtaatgtatcTGGTCTATCATTGccactcctataacactgctggactcattatggacagtttaaaaacaaattatcaaaatggaTACAGCAGAACCGGagacatcacatttttttattccacgcattcatcttccttttcaaaacccggtgactacattacccacaatgcaacttagccactcaGAGACATCaatggaggcagtttatcagattacatgctcagcttcctctggagctttATACTACTGTTTCCACATATTCAGTagagctgcccaagacctgtaaacacactttaatgtgtaaaattggagGAGCTGCCCTTTAAGCTTGACTGTAGACTGTGACTGAGTCTCCATATTGAGGAAAGAGGCTTTAAAAAAGTTCACTAAATACCTTTGTTGTCAGTCTGAGTGTTGACCCATTGACCTCCATGAACTCTGAGGGCTTAGTAAAATGGTCTGACTTTAGAAAAAACCTACTTtgagcaaatgtttgtttttgaactTATTTTATAGTTGAATGGCTGCAGTAAGCCCGTAGTTGCTGTGAGTTGATTTACTGTTCCGTAATGAGCTCTCATACTCTGGCAAGTTGTGATTACGAATACAATTACATATCTTTGTTATCCTGGAGAAGACGATGTGCAACACGTCCATGTCTGAAGCTAATAACACGCTCAGATGGCACTAAAACACAGGTTTGACACAGAGTACAGTCATTTGGTGCATGTTGTTGCTTGAAAGGATGGATGACCAGcgtgtctgtctgcagtttaaACTACAAATCAAGTCCagaagataaaagaaaacacataaacCATTTGTGCGCTACTATGAACTTAACTTGACCTCCTAATATTTCCAAAAATAACTGAGCCATTCACACTTCTCATAAGTCCTTTAGTCTGCCACAGTTTTTATCCGAacacactgttttgtttgtttgattcttAATCCCATTTATTGCACAGCACACTTTCTTCGTTCTTGTGGTGataatcattattttgtgtttgtgctttttacAGATACGAAGAAGTCAAAGTGGCCCTTCTCAAGGCGTAGCACGgtaggtgtgtttgtttgtctgttagttgttgttgtgtggttgAGGCCGATGGCGTGCTCGTGGTTTGTTTTGATGTTCTTTGTTGAAGCAGTGAGCAGTTGCTTTGGACATTGTTCTCTGACCCACTTCTCAAAGCAGATTAATGTGGTTCCTCTTATCCCTTTTGGCTCTTTTATAATTGGTCAACACTTGAAAAGCAGAACTTGAGTCAGACTTGTTTAGTTTTTCAAAGCTATTATTTGGAGGGATACTGGAACAAAAACACGTCAACACACATCCATAACCGAAAGTCCTTTTTCAACATCACCCTGACGtagctgtgtgttttctcctttaCCTTTCAGACTAAAGCGAAGTTGCAGACAAGCACAGCGTCAGACATTGAAAAATATCTCTCAACGGCACAGATTCAAAACTGGAGAAACTCTGACCTTCAGCGGTATAAGGTGAGAAATGAACACTGTCAGCAGCAAAAGCCCCTCAAGCGTCCAGGCTGTTTGTTATGTAAATGCTCGTGTTGGTTCTGACTGTGCAGTGACTTCTAATCCAGGCAAACTCAGGGTTTGAACAACCGAAGAGATTCAGATTTCCAAACCAAATAGATCTCAGTGTTTGACAAGTGACTCAGGAATGACAGCACGGCCGTTAGAGGGGAGGCTCCTGCGACGTTTAAGTGACACAAGTTGTGCAAGAACCAGACTTTCTAGACTGTTACCAGTCAGGTCAAACCTACACGCgtatgtaaacaaacactgactctgAGTGTATCAGGATGGGGGTTGGAACTTTACAGTGACAGAATGTACGGTTTCGTTTTCAAACACACTTTCTGagttaaataaatgtctttctTAATAGTTTTTTCTTCTCGTCTGatgattttttatgttttctccGTGCAGGACTACTGTCTGGCGGAGTTCCTGCGGGACCAGTCTTCCGAGGTGAGCCAGACCTCTGACCCTCAGCTTTTCAAGAGACAGGAGGCCATCTGGGAACTCTTCACCAGCGAGTGTGTTTACTTCCTGGATCAGCTCATGGTTCTCAAAGAGGTAACCGTCTGCACAAAGCCTCAgaatgcacacgcacacacacgtacaaacaaCACCACAAATAACTTGACCAAACCCAAACGAAACCCAACACCTGCTGCTTTGTGCTTTTCGTCCTGTCACTGAATTCCTGCGAGTGAGGTTCATGTAAAAGTCTCTTTGGGGATTTCCATTCTTTACAGCAATGCATTAGAAATTTAATGCTGGCACAACAGATAGGCTGAGCctattctctctctcacttctttgttttctccagGTGTTTTTGGCTACACTCACGAACCTGCAGACGAGGAACTGCCTGAATGATATCGACCTCTGGATGTTGTTCGCAAACCTCAATGAGCTTTGCCTGGTGAGACACGATGCAAATAAGCAACAGTAGTTTTCCACTGTTTTTAGGAACATTATGTAAATAATTACAAACAACAGCAGCCTTCATAGTATTATAACAACACTGGTTGTTGTGCAAGGCGCGGTGTTACTCTTGACAAAGTGCTCTCAATAAGAAGATGATGAAACCTTTTTCTTAACCTTGTTAAGACTTAAAGATTAAACTCTTTTTCTAGAGTGCCTGGGTCGAGAGGCAACGACAACAATGAGTGAGAGACAAACAGATTACACAAGAAAGTGCACGCCACAAAATCATGATTTAAATTGTGAATACAGTTTCTAAAAAATATCGTACAAAAGATTTAATCCTAGAAACAATTCATGAAGCAACCCAACAGCTCTCTGAAACTAAAACTGTAACTTTATTTGTGACACGTAACATCATAACATCAGGTGTCTAACAGTGTATCTCGGCTGCATAGAGAAGGTTTTAGTAGGAAATATACTTACAAAACTTAAGTATCTGATGCATCTTACGGTtactgatgaaaacatttagtttaaaacatttaaaaaacttcaGTTATCATCAGAATGTGAAGATGTGACAGTTTTGACGTTGAGTCAAAGGTGGAGGCTGATGTCTCACCAGTAATGTCACAATGACACTCGCCCACTGCTCCCAGTCTGTAGGGATTAAAATAGGCTTCGGGCCACTAGCTACACGGCTGATTGAGCTAACTGGATAATGACAGGTTGTAGCTACAGCTTCAGATAGCTACAGAAAAGAGCAACAGTGTGCAGCAGTTAGCGGTACCTCTGGTGATATGCAGCTCTCTATTtgtttacatattgcacctttataaATTTGGtaataaaaaagggaaatacCTTATAAAAAGGCCAAATATTGCAACAAATATTTTAGCAtttaacattcaacattttgtcCCGTTGTTAACAAACTGAATGTGACTGAGGTGTGAGCGTGTGGCCGTCCGCTGACTCTTGACACAGAGTGTTTTCTGCTGCAGGTGAGCTTTGGTTTCCTGAACAACCTCCTCCGCGTCATCAGGGACACGTTGGTGATAGGTGAGGGTGGCGGGCCCACCCTGCCGGAGCTGCTCAGCAAGGCAAGTGTTGCTCACATGtggaggcaaacacacacacacacacacacacacacacacacacacaagcacacactgactgactgcattCTCAGTTATTTACTCAGTTGTAAAACTCCACACTGATAATATGTGGGAggcaaaaagaaacatttaacaCTTGACAGGCGTGGTTATCTGAATGTATGTACGTGTGCACATTTTGCAGTAACACACTTTAAACTGGACGGATTCACACGAACACAAACATCCATTTTCCATCACAGACTGAAAAAGCAGCCGGGTCTCAGCAGTTGTCAGAAATTGTGACATTCAGAGTCATTATGTACATTAGTATATCCAAAATGTTTACAACATtattatacagtatttaaatgGTACATTATTGCACAACACTTATATTGTCAcaaatattaatttgttttgttgttgtgaatcTGTTGCTGTTGCcccttcagaataaaataataataataaaaatagcaTATTCATAACTTCTACTGGATATTTCCtcaaagaacagagaaaaactcGATCTAAAACAATCCTAGTTTCATATTTTGTCCTTTCATTATGAATCATTTAGCACTTCAAAGCCCAACTATTGAAATAGTCTCAGGAAATAATAGAAACCTCTTCATCCTGCTGTTAAATTATGCATCACAGGAAGCTGCAGAGAGGAAATAAATCACCACACAGTAGCTtgagaatatattttttatgctGGTACCCAGATCCCTCTTCCTGCATTTTTATGGTCTGTTTATCTGCAGCGTGATGGCTGAAGTGACCCGGCAGTCTGTGTCATGATGTTTGTGCTTCTATCTGTTGGCAGGCTTTCCAGGAGAGCATATGTCACTGCCTGCAGAAGTACTGCCTCAACTACACCACCGCTCTGCTTTATCTGGACAGCCTGAAGCCCAGAGAGGACTTTGGATCTTATGTGAAGGTACGGGTAGCGGCGGTGCCAAGTGTAAGAGAGGTAACACAGCAACATTGCTGCCTAAACGGCAAACAAGCGGCTCAGTGTCACCGAGGCCTGCCAGAGAGAGGAATGTGACCATTTGTCCCTTGTGTAACCTTCCCTGTCATCATGCTTATGTATTTGTTAGGCCTTGTATTGTGTTTTGGTCTCAGATCTCACTTCTCTTCACACGCTTTTCACCACCCATCCCCCCCATTAGCCCTCTGTTCTAACAAACACCGTGACGAGCTCTTTCACCCCTCTGAcctccttctttttcctcctctcaccctctctctccctctctctctctctttctccccagTGGTGCGAGAGGAACGAACAGTGCCGGAGGCTGCAACTGCGCGACCTGTTGGTGGCGCCGCTGCAGAGGCTAACTCGATACCCGCTGTTGTTGCGGAATATCGCAAAGAGATGCCAGACGGAGGACGAGACCAGAGGCCTGCAGGTTATAGCAGAGCAAGTGGACACGTCTATATGTGAGCACCATGCACCACCCTGACTCACTTTACCTTTTGTTACGTtattttttcacctgtgtccgtttgttggttggtttgtgagcagcattacacaaaaactactaaactgATTTCCATGAAACAGCCTGGAATGGACCCCGTTAACAATTTGATGCtgacacaaatgaaaattctgaTCCAgctgatttaaatatgtttcattGGATATTGGATTTGGCTTGATTCAAAGAGGGGACTGtggggccttggcagaggtatgtgctctagTTGAAAAATCCATCACTTCACCACCACGTGAGCATTTCAGCACTG
This sequence is a window from Pagrus major chromosome 8, Pma_NU_1.0. Protein-coding genes within it:
- the plekhg7 gene encoding pleckstrin homology domain-containing family G member 7, with product MSALKHVILQDKGQDVEKRLDWSYIEWVENEEVTTGVANAETQTDCRSFEDKECQTSNPVIMHIDLTRTNSKLKHSSLVDADGLVAPFFQFDRQAPGRISTSPTLRRMRSTRRPLTDTWDPLRMGSTREEPSSESTPTPISPHRVKSPLAASPLSDGETCPDHQPISSSGRERTRSHRSKTFDNGVTSKRQECHSAHPTHSNNFGFPDSKAQEKEHLHNRLQERRRSSVVVSLPGLDVSPGDLFVSNGAADILNGSNFSDTKKSKWPFSRRSTTKAKLQTSTASDIEKYLSTAQIQNWRNSDLQRYKDYCLAEFLRDQSSEVSQTSDPQLFKRQEAIWELFTSECVYFLDQLMVLKEVFLATLTNLQTRNCLNDIDLWMLFANLNELCLVSFGFLNNLLRVIRDTLVIGEGGGPTLPELLSKAFQESICHCLQKYCLNYTTALLYLDSLKPREDFGSYVKWCERNEQCRRLQLRDLLVAPLQRLTRYPLLLRNIAKRCQTEDETRGLQVIAEQVDTSICDLEGKVKWLDNYQKVKQLRDTLVWLPVWERDKRAFVPESLKHLLKAVTLENLISHRSLLHEGKLVLTENTKLIDVYLFLFDEFLLITKIKRNKKRSMGPDQNPLRLPQNLELDQLLKEGCTFTVLDQPVSLDRLQLRNIDQLNASTSGLPHSFIIMHQNRYQQCIGAFILQAASESAKRVWISKIEGAVTALLKLDSQQPRVKSSSLWLESSQI